In Microbacterium maritypicum, the following are encoded in one genomic region:
- a CDS encoding mechanosensitive ion channel family protein: MMLPFDVNDPPAETPLPDWATNLLAWLSQVGMKALTVAIIIASCVVIGLILRLVIRRVVHRIVDSAKSKASVDDTQALERSPLADMRLVQRTRTLGTILQNIVNVMLVVIAIVLIVNALDQSLLGSLTLLTAAVGAGLGFGAQNIVKDVLNGMFLVAEDQIGIGDVVDLGLASGVVEYVSVRITQVRDVNGTLWYVRNGEVTRIGNMSQGWARSIIDLGVPADSDLEQVEHIMLETAQGLAKDPKWRTRIIEKPELWGLESIDGDALVVRIVIKARANAKDDVAQELRRRLRAALLEKEISVPRMVDVVPTGLDGARRVRGANPPRTRPNAVTGVPVIPDRGIWRRKKPTDDGSPQK; this comes from the coding sequence ATGATGCTCCCCTTCGATGTCAATGATCCTCCCGCGGAGACCCCACTCCCCGACTGGGCGACGAACCTGCTCGCCTGGCTGAGCCAGGTCGGCATGAAGGCTCTCACCGTCGCGATCATCATCGCTAGCTGTGTCGTGATCGGGCTCATCCTGCGCCTGGTCATCCGTCGGGTCGTGCACCGCATCGTCGACAGCGCGAAGAGCAAGGCGTCGGTCGACGACACTCAGGCCTTGGAGCGCTCACCCCTCGCCGACATGCGTCTGGTGCAACGGACCCGCACCCTCGGCACGATCCTGCAGAACATCGTCAACGTGATGCTCGTGGTCATCGCGATCGTGCTCATCGTGAACGCCCTCGACCAGAGCCTGTTGGGGTCGCTGACCCTCCTCACGGCTGCGGTCGGCGCCGGTCTCGGGTTCGGCGCGCAGAACATCGTCAAGGACGTGCTCAACGGCATGTTCTTGGTGGCCGAGGATCAGATCGGAATCGGCGACGTCGTCGACCTCGGGCTCGCGAGCGGTGTCGTCGAGTACGTCAGCGTTCGGATCACCCAGGTGCGCGACGTCAACGGCACCCTCTGGTATGTGCGAAACGGCGAGGTCACCCGAATCGGCAACATGTCGCAGGGATGGGCGCGGTCGATCATCGACCTCGGCGTCCCGGCCGACTCCGACCTCGAGCAGGTCGAGCACATCATGCTCGAGACCGCACAGGGGCTGGCGAAGGATCCCAAGTGGCGCACGCGCATCATCGAGAAACCGGAGCTCTGGGGGCTGGAGTCGATCGACGGCGATGCCCTCGTCGTCCGCATCGTGATCAAAGCACGTGCCAACGCGAAGGACGACGTGGCGCAGGAGCTGCGCCGCCGCCTGCGCGCCGCACTCCTCGAGAAGGAGATCAGCGTGCCGCGCATGGTCGATGTCGTGCCGACAGGGCTCGATGGCGCCCGCCGGGTCCGCGGCGCTAATCCTCCCCGGACGCGACCTAACGCGGTGACCGGCGTGCCGGTGATCCCTGACCGTGGAATCTGGCGCCGCAAGAAGCCCACGGATGACGGGAGTCCCCAGAAGTGA
- a CDS encoding globin, translated as MTFYDEIGGHDTFTKIVSVFYREVALDPVMKPMYPEEDLGPAEDRLRMFLEQYWGGPTTYGDTRGHPRLRMRHMPFHIDADARDRWLRHMRTAVDEAQLSPLHEATLWDYLERAAYAMVNTFEPSRIGAAPGGRPTLETRSRQESTESS; from the coding sequence GTGACGTTCTACGACGAGATCGGTGGACACGACACGTTCACGAAGATCGTGTCGGTGTTCTACCGCGAGGTCGCCCTCGATCCCGTGATGAAGCCGATGTATCCGGAGGAAGACCTCGGCCCCGCCGAAGACCGGCTCCGCATGTTCCTCGAGCAGTACTGGGGCGGCCCGACGACGTATGGCGACACGCGCGGGCATCCCCGCCTGCGGATGCGGCACATGCCGTTCCACATCGATGCCGACGCGCGCGATCGTTGGCTTCGTCACATGCGGACAGCCGTGGACGAGGCGCAGTTGTCTCCTCTGCACGAAGCGACGCTCTGGGACTACCTGGAGCGCGCCGCGTATGCCATGGTGAACACATTCGAGCCTTCGCGGATCGGGGCCGCTCCCGGCGGTCGCCCCACGCTCGAGACCCGATCACGTCAGGAATCAACGGAGAGCTCATGA
- a CDS encoding FAD-binding dehydrogenase: MTTKPLSTDVLVIGWGLAGLVAASEALDAGRRVILVDQEPRTNLGGQAWWSFGGLFFIDSPEQRRLGIKDSLELATQDWFGNAGFDRPEDEWPRRWAEAYLQFAAGEKRSWLRERGVGFFPVVGWAERGGYGAIGPGNSVPRFHITWGTGPGIVAPFAAAIEQGEREGRLTVLPRHRVSELVVTDGAVTGARGNVLASSGASRGAVSSREIIGEFEIAARATIVSSGGIGGNHNLVRAAWPERLGTPPEHMLTGVPAYVDGSMYSVSAAAGARFINGDRMWHYVEGITNWDPVWPSHGIRILPGPSSLWLDATGKRLPVPLFPGFDTLGTLAHLRTTGHDHSWFVTSRQIVEKEFALSGSEQNPDLTGKDVQLLLKSRLAKGPTGPVQSFLDEGEDFIVENDLESLLEQMQRHPGGEFLDIDNVRREVVARDREMDNDFTKDAQIGMLRSMRGYRGDKLIRTAAPHRLQDPSAGPLVAVKLHVLTRKSLGGINTDLAGRALDANGDPIPGLYAAGEASGFGGGGVHGYRALEGTFLGGCLFSGRTAGRAAAAAG; encoded by the coding sequence ATGACGACGAAGCCCCTGTCCACAGATGTTCTGGTGATCGGATGGGGGCTGGCCGGACTCGTCGCCGCGTCCGAGGCTCTCGACGCCGGCCGTCGCGTCATCCTGGTGGACCAGGAGCCGCGGACGAACCTCGGCGGTCAGGCCTGGTGGTCGTTCGGCGGGCTCTTCTTCATCGACTCCCCTGAACAGCGGCGGCTCGGGATCAAGGACTCCCTCGAGCTCGCGACTCAGGACTGGTTCGGCAACGCCGGGTTCGATCGGCCGGAAGACGAATGGCCGAGGCGCTGGGCAGAGGCCTACCTGCAGTTCGCAGCCGGAGAGAAGCGCTCGTGGCTGCGCGAGCGCGGCGTCGGGTTCTTCCCCGTCGTGGGCTGGGCGGAACGCGGCGGCTACGGCGCCATCGGACCGGGCAACTCGGTTCCACGATTCCACATCACTTGGGGCACCGGGCCGGGGATCGTCGCACCCTTCGCAGCCGCCATCGAGCAGGGCGAGCGGGAAGGACGTCTGACGGTCCTCCCGCGACACCGCGTCTCCGAGCTCGTGGTGACCGACGGCGCGGTCACCGGTGCGCGCGGAAACGTGCTCGCCTCGTCGGGCGCATCGCGTGGTGCGGTGTCGTCGCGCGAGATCATCGGCGAGTTCGAGATCGCGGCACGGGCGACCATCGTCTCCTCTGGCGGCATCGGGGGGAACCACAACCTCGTGCGGGCTGCATGGCCCGAACGCCTCGGCACTCCCCCCGAGCACATGCTCACAGGGGTACCGGCCTATGTCGACGGATCGATGTACAGCGTCAGCGCGGCCGCCGGTGCGCGGTTCATCAATGGCGACCGGATGTGGCACTACGTCGAGGGCATCACGAACTGGGACCCGGTGTGGCCGTCTCACGGCATCCGCATCCTCCCCGGGCCGTCGTCGCTCTGGCTGGATGCGACGGGCAAGCGCCTCCCGGTACCCCTGTTCCCCGGGTTCGACACGCTGGGAACGCTCGCGCACCTGCGTACGACCGGTCACGATCACTCCTGGTTCGTCACCTCGCGGCAGATCGTCGAGAAGGAGTTCGCGCTCTCGGGCAGCGAACAGAACCCCGACCTCACCGGCAAAGATGTTCAGCTGCTGCTGAAATCCCGACTCGCCAAGGGACCGACCGGGCCGGTGCAGTCGTTCCTCGACGAAGGTGAGGACTTCATCGTCGAGAACGACCTCGAGTCGCTGCTCGAGCAGATGCAGCGCCACCCCGGCGGCGAGTTCCTCGACATCGACAACGTCCGCCGCGAGGTGGTCGCCCGAGATCGAGAGATGGACAACGACTTCACGAAGGATGCGCAGATCGGCATGCTTCGTTCCATGCGTGGTTATCGCGGCGACAAGCTGATCCGCACCGCAGCACCACATCGCTTGCAGGACCCGAGCGCCGGGCCGCTAGTGGCGGTCAAACTCCACGTCCTCACGCGCAAGTCGCTCGGCGGCATCAACACCGACCTCGCAGGCCGCGCCCTCGATGCGAACGGAGACCCGATCCCCGGACTCTACGCCGCAGGTGAGGCGAGCGGTTTCGGCGGCGGTGGAGTTCACGGCTATCGCGCGCTCGAGGGGACCTTCCTCGGCGGATGCCTGTTCTCGGGGCGAACCGCCGGCCGCGCGGCCGCAGCAGCGGGCTGA
- a CDS encoding acyl-CoA thioesterase II produces the protein MSAEQHAIQTVERLLEVLDLDAAQARTTEDIFTGSSHPMPSGRIYGGQVLAQALLAAERTLPEDRAVHSMHGYFLRPGDASQGITIAVDRIHDGRSFSTRRTQAYQNGVPIFSMIASFQDADPGVEHAEPMPAGIPGPDELAPDEERVHGLPEGTTRMLSERAADVRHVDSPLYLPSEDAQVPRQAVWMRLRAPLPDDQRLHRAALAYLSDMTIQESILRAHGVYWALPGLKVASLDHAMWWHRPARVDEWLLYVQESPNARGGRGLATGRIYTRDGALVASVAQEIMIRVPEESP, from the coding sequence ATGAGCGCGGAGCAGCACGCCATCCAGACCGTCGAACGGCTTCTCGAGGTCCTCGATCTCGATGCGGCTCAGGCTCGCACCACAGAGGACATTTTCACGGGCTCCTCGCACCCGATGCCGAGCGGCCGTATCTACGGGGGCCAGGTGCTCGCCCAGGCTCTGCTCGCCGCGGAGCGGACACTCCCTGAGGACCGTGCGGTGCATTCGATGCACGGGTACTTCCTCCGTCCTGGGGATGCGAGCCAGGGAATCACCATCGCGGTCGATCGGATCCACGACGGCCGATCGTTCTCGACCAGGCGGACCCAGGCTTACCAGAACGGCGTGCCGATCTTCTCGATGATCGCCTCGTTCCAGGACGCCGATCCCGGGGTGGAGCACGCGGAGCCGATGCCGGCGGGCATTCCCGGCCCGGATGAGCTCGCCCCGGACGAGGAGCGGGTCCACGGGCTACCCGAAGGCACCACGCGGATGCTCAGTGAGCGAGCGGCCGATGTGCGGCACGTCGACTCACCGCTGTATCTGCCCAGCGAAGATGCACAAGTGCCCCGGCAAGCCGTGTGGATGCGACTGCGCGCCCCTCTCCCTGACGACCAGCGGCTTCACCGAGCCGCGCTCGCGTACCTCAGCGACATGACGATCCAGGAATCGATCCTGCGGGCACACGGCGTCTACTGGGCGCTCCCCGGGCTGAAAGTCGCGAGCCTCGATCACGCGATGTGGTGGCATCGACCTGCGCGCGTCGACGAGTGGCTGCTCTATGTGCAGGAGTCGCCGAATGCGCGTGGGGGGCGGGGGCTCGCCACCGGACGGATCTACACGCGCGACGGCGCGCTGGTCGCGAGCGTCGCACAGGAGATCATGATCCGCGTGCCCGAGGAGTCGCCCTAG
- a CDS encoding acyl-CoA thioesterase, whose amino-acid sequence MSASPGPRLHIPIHLRWGDLDAFNHVNNTSMLKLLEEARVRAFWRAGPGEKAPSTAVLDSGIDEGILTLIARQEIEYLAPVPYQRRPLEVQMWFGKLGGSSVEVCYEVHNDPTAEPRQIYARSTAIIVLVDAQTGRPTRLTQEMRDAWEPYVGDSIEYSHR is encoded by the coding sequence ATGTCCGCTTCACCGGGGCCGCGTCTGCACATCCCGATCCACCTCCGCTGGGGTGATCTGGATGCGTTCAATCACGTCAACAACACCTCGATGCTGAAACTGCTCGAGGAGGCTCGCGTCAGAGCCTTCTGGCGTGCCGGCCCCGGTGAGAAGGCGCCATCGACGGCGGTGCTCGACTCCGGCATCGACGAGGGAATCCTGACCCTCATCGCGCGACAGGAGATCGAGTACCTCGCGCCCGTGCCATATCAGCGACGTCCGCTCGAGGTGCAGATGTGGTTCGGCAAGCTCGGCGGCTCCAGCGTCGAAGTCTGCTACGAGGTCCACAACGACCCGACCGCAGAACCGCGACAGATCTACGCGCGATCGACGGCGATCATCGTGCTGGTCGACGCTCAGACCGGGCGCCCCACCCGACTCACTCAGGAGATGCGCGACGCCTGGGAGCCGTATGTGGGCGACTCGATCGAGTACTCCCACCGCTGA